From one Lotus japonicus ecotype B-129 chromosome 3, LjGifu_v1.2 genomic stretch:
- the LOC130746632 gene encoding hypothetical protein At1g04090-like, whose translation MGNLVSSGKKETLPIDTTFKLPANIPVWPQGDGFASGIIDLGDVKVSQISTFKKVWTTLEGGPDNAGATFFEPTELPEGFFTLGFYSQPNNKPLFGSVLVAKDDSPSDNEALKKPVDYTLVWSSNSKKIKQDKDGYVWLPTAPDGYKSLGHVVTTTAEKPSLDRIRCVRSDLTDQCETNSWIWGPSKKIDDKGFNVYDVRPSNRGTQAPSVLVGTFLAHVGSNNPLPIACLKNTNMNFSSSMPNIDQIQALAQAYSPFMYLHPDEKYQPASTKWYFTNGALLYKKGEESKPVPIDPTGSNLPQDSNNDGAYWLDLPADESNREKVKKGDFKNSQAYIHVKPMFGGTFTDLAMWIFYPFNGPGTLKLGLIDKIPLGKIGEHVGDWEHVTLRVSNFNGELKKVFFSQHSNGQWVDSSEVEFQNGNKPVVYCSLNGHALYPKAGLVLQGTSSVGIRNETAKSNMVVDLGVNCEIVSGEYLGSVITEPPWLNYFRHWGPNISYDIAEEFNKLEKVVPALKAVENGLPNELLGEEGPTGPKLKRNWNGDEV comes from the exons ATGGGGAATCTAGTCTCTTCTGGCAAGAAAGAAACTCTTCCCATTGACACCACATTTAAGCTTCCAGCAAATATACCAGTTTGGCCACAAG GTGATGGATTTGCTAGTGGAATCATTGATCTAGGTGATGTGAAAGTGTCTCAAATTTCAACATTTAAAAAAGTCTGGACAACCTTAGAAGGAGGACCAGATAATGCAGGGGCTACTTTCTTTGAGCCAACAGAATTACCTGAAGGATTCTTCACACTAGGCTTCTACAGCCAACCCAACAACAAACCTCTTTTTGGATCTGTTCTGGTGGCAAAAGATGATTCTCCATCTGATAATGAAGCTTTAAAGAAACCAGTTGATTACACACTGGTATGGAGCAGCAATTCCAAAAAGATCAAGCAAGACAAGGATGGTTATGTTTGGTTACCAACAGCACCTGATGGCTATAAATCCTTAGGCCATGTTGTCACCACCACAGCAGAGAAGCCTTCCCTTGACAGAATCAGGTGTGTCAGGTCAGATCTCACAGACCAATGTGAGACAAACTCATGGATTTGGGGACCAAGCAAGAAAATTGATGACAAAGGTTTCAATGTCTATGATGTAAGACCAAGCAACAGAGGTACTCAAGCTCCTAGTGTTCTTGTAGGAACTTTTTTAGCCCATGTTGGTAGCAATAACCCTCTCCCAATTGCTTGTTTgaaaaacacaaacatgaatTTCTCCTCCTCCATGCCTAACATAGACCAAATTCAAGCATTGGCCCAAGCTTACTCTCCATTCATGTACTTGCATCCTGATGAAAAATACCAACCTGCTTCTACTAAATGGTATTTCACAAATGGGGCATTGCTTTATAAGAAAGGGGAAGAATCCAAACCAGTGCCAATAGACCCTACAGGCTCTAACCTTCCTCAGGATAGCAACAATGATGGTGCCTATTGGCTGGACCTTCCAGCAGACGAATCCAACAGAGAGAAGGTCAAGAAAGGAGATTTCAAAAACTCCCAAGCTTACATTCATGTGAAACCCATGTTTGGTGGAACATTCACTGATCTAGCCATGTGGATTTTCTATCCATTCAATGGTCCTGGAACATTGAAACTTGGCCTAATAGATAAAATCCCACTGGGGAAAATTGGTGAACACGTGGGGGACTGGGAACATGTGACATTGAGGGTCAGCAATTTCAATGGAGAGTTGAAGAAAGTTTTTTTCTCACAACACAGTAATGGTCAATGGGTGGATTCCTCTGAGGTTGAGTTCCAAAATGGGAACAAACCAGTTGTTTATTGCTCATTGAATGGGCATGCTTTGTACCCAAAAGCTGGACTTGTTCTACAAGGGACTAGTAGTGTAGGAATAAGGAATGAAACTGCTAAGAGTAACATGGTGGTGGATTTGGGAGTGAATTGTGAAATTGTTTCAGGGGAGTATTTGGGATCAGTGATCACTGAGCCACCATGGTTGAACTATTTCAGGCATTGGGGACCAAACATTAGCTATGACATTGCTGAAGAGTTTAACAAGTTGGAGAAGGTGGTTCCTGCTTTGAAAGCTGTTGAAAATGGCTTGCCTAATGAGCTGTTGGGAGAGGAAGGACCCACTGGGCCAAAGCTCAAAAGAAATTGGAATGGTGATGAGGTTTGA
- the LOC130744883 gene encoding uncharacterized protein LOC130744883, whose amino-acid sequence MSLPESYEVNMPQERQLANVEDIHDVPIAADYTEQFTADRVFPTREELLDWAKNVGKQHGFVIIIRRSDCGSKGRGSKGRQVATLVCEMSGKLKARYTSEDGLWRLTVVRGDHNHQPVETLVGHACAGRLTSQEKDMVAKMVDNRVKSGNMLLALKDANPQNVTTIRQVYNERMTHIRAKRGQLSEMRHLMRLLEEDRYTHWSRTEEGSTVIWSLFWAHPVSIQLFNQFRTVVLLDSTYKTDKYMIPLLEIVGMTSVGFTYTIGFDYMCNEREPEVTWALEKLRGLLLKEEDMPKVMVTDKDTALMNAVTTTFPTTAHLLCQFHIAKCVKAKCKLTIQDKEMWDDVGDAWNRVMYAESAEEFNAGMDFLRSLVGEHSDLMNYIKETWLPFKHKFVKYAIDRYMHMGNTITNRVEGAHAKLKVCIKDSKSDMCAAWAAIHRCTLLQHTRINAAFQASIFIREHTFKDKLYDNLRGVVSRYAIMLIAKEKAHVGKCGCTIRRTHDMPCSCRLGMMNTIPLTAVDQHWRRLTSTSAPDESQPVLGLSIATELEVIAKMFEEANVSRRQTIKERLREISYPDQTSMCHPPNKLPTRGRPNEPKGSTRRIPCSWENVDAVHESKQGSNSSAPQGKGRKTRSTKRKSIPSNQSAPKKRSKRIASKSAQLPPQHPKGKVYSANYIHEVPEFLREYVIDIHNVEDDGNCGYRCISSLMGKGEQNWKKVREDMINELTLRQGVYHGMYDTDKHYEKVLQALHLAPNEFATEEKWLSMPDMGHIVATMYQVLISTDFHLPTVNPQWIYHCTVKARG is encoded by the exons ATGAGTCTCCCTGAGTCATATGAAGTGAACATGCCACAAGAAAGGCAATTAGCCAATGTAGAAGATATACATGATGTGCCAATTGCAGCGGACTACACAGAACAATTTACCGCAGACAGG GTTTTTCCTACTCGGGAGGAGCTTTTGGATTGGGCTAAGAATGTAGGAAAGCAACATGGCTTTGTGATCATAATTAGAAGGTCTGATTGTGGGAGCAAGGGCCGTGGGAGTAAAGGCAGACAGGTGGCTACTTTGGTGTGCGAGATGAGCGGAAA GCTCAAGGCGAGATACACATCAGAAGATGGTTTGTGGAGGTTGACTGTAGTACGTGGCGACCACAACCATCAGCCAGTCGAGACTCTGGTTGGCCATGCCTGTGCCGGTCGCCTTACAAGTCAAGAAAAGGATATGGTTGCTAAAATGGTTGACAATAGAGTGAAGTCAGGTAACATGTTGCTTGCATTGAAGGATGCCAACCCTCAGAATGTGACGACCATAAGGCAAGTGTACAATGAGCGAATGACACACATTAGGGCCAAGAGAGGACAATTGTCAGAGATGCGGCACTTGATGAGGTTGTTGGAGGAAGACAGGTACACGCACTGGTCCAGAACTGAAGAGGGTTCCACGGTGATCTGGTCCTTATTCTGGGCCCATCCAGTTTCCATCCAACTATTCAACCAATTTCGTACTGTTGTCTTGCTTGATAGCACGTACAAGACCGATAAGTATATGATACCATTGTTGGAGATAGTTGGCATGACATCAGTTGGATTCACATACACAATCGGTTTTGACTACATGTGCAATGAACGTGAACCTGAAGTTACATGGGCACTTGAAAAACTAAGGGGGTTGCTACTTAAAGAAGAGGACATGCCTAAAGTCATGGTTACTGACAAAGACACTGCTTTGATGAACGCAGTTACAACCACATTCCCTACAACAGCTCACCTGCTATGCCAATTCCATATTGCTAAGTGTGTGAAGGCAAAGTGCAAGCTCACTATCCAAGACAAGGAGATGTGGGATGATGTCGGGGACGCATGGAATAGAGTCATGTATGCCGAGTCAGCGGAGGAGTTTAATGCAGGCATGGACTTCTTACGTTCACTTGTTGGGGAGCACTCTGACCTCATGAATTACATTAAGGAAACTTGGTTGCCGTTTAAGCACAAGTTTGTGAAGTATGCGATTGACCGTTACATGCACATGGGTAACACAATTACTAACAG GGTTGAAGGTGCACACGCAAAACTCAAAGTGTGCATCAAAGATAGCAAGAGTGACATGTGTGCGGCTTGGGCAGCTATACATAGGTGCACACTTCTCCAGCATACAAGGATTAATGCTGCTTTTCAGGCAAGTATCTTCATCAGAGAGCATACATTTAAGGACAAGTTGTACGACAACCTACGTGGTGTAGTCTCAAGATATGCCATCATGTTGATCGCAAAGGAGAAAGCGCACGTTGGAAAATGCGGCTGCACTATCAGGAGGACACACGACATGCCTTGCTCATGTCGCCTTGGTATGATGAACACTATTCCATTAACAGCAGTGGACCAACATTGGAGGAGGCTTACATCAACATCTGCACCCGATGAATCTCAACCTGTTTTGGGATTGAGCATTGCGACAGAGTTAGAAGTCATTGCAAAGATGTTTGAAGAAGCCAATGTTTCAAGAAGACAAACTATCAAAGAGAGGCTTCGGGAGATTTCATACCCGGATCAGACTTCTATGTGTCATCCTCCAAACAAGTTGCCTACAAGGGGTCGGCCCAATGAACCTAAGGGTTCTACCAGACGCATTCCTTGTTCTTGGGAGAATGTTGATGCAGTACATGAGTCAAAGCAAGGTAGCAACTCATCAGCTCCACAAGGCAAGGGGCGTAAGACCCGGTCAACAAAACGGAAGAGCATTCCTTCCAATCAATCTGCacctaagaagagaagcaagAGGATAGCAAGCAAGTCAGCTCAGCTCCCGCCACAGCACCCGAAAGGCAAAGTTTACTCGGCCAACTACATCCATGAAGTGCCCGAATTCCTCCGTGAGTATGTCATTGACATTCacaatgttgaagatgatggcaATTGTGGATATAGATGCATTTCTTCCTTGATGGGTAAGGGAGAACAAAATTGGAAGAAAGTCCGAGAAGACATGATAAATGAGCTTACATTACGGCAAGGTGTTTATCATGGTATGTATGACACCGACAAACATTACGAAAAAGTACTACAAGCCTTGCATCTTGCTCCAAATGAGTTTGCAACGGAGGAGAAGTGGTTATCCATGCCGGATATGGGTCACATTGTTGCTACGATGTACCAG GTGCTTATTTCAACTGACTTTCATTTGCCAACGGTTAATCCACAATGGATTTATCATTGTACTGTTAAAGCTCGTGGTTGA